From one Tetragenococcus osmophilus genomic stretch:
- a CDS encoding septation ring formation regulator EzrA, producing MGSNLIIGIVMAIIVIAAIIYGVGFYMRKKNQDKLKALEDRKKALLDLPINDEIEEIRKKHLVGQSQSSFKEWEEKWEKISTEKFAELESQIFEVENLNEAFRFVKAQTAIAKAQATMDNMEAEIQKIRDGFKELRESEERNSEKIQQALNVYEEMKKALRERGDQFGPAFAEIQKQIKNVESEFTSFITLNTSGDPVEAHDVLETAEKNTFVLEELMRKIPDEYESLQKTFPEQLEEITEGYQTLMEQGYVLPVENFAENIQHVNHRVQNTLDDLEKVEITTVEEANVETAQQIDQLYEVMEREIAAKRYVTQNRKALADAIVHATNNNRQLLIELDHTSQSYTLNHNELARARSFQSEIEEIARRNDSVDPKLEAEEIPYSEVESFYKDAYKILDSVESEQVEIDQSLRDLRKDEKAAQEKAEDLEFRLRNLKRFVEKQRLPGLPSDYLDSFYNVTDRIEELDDTLNRTRVDIDEVNQMVTICEEDLSILTEKTHDMIDEAALTEQMMQYANRYRYSHTEVRTAIERALDLFNYEYRYKDALDEIGNALERVEPGVFKQIEDFYYENRESLVQ from the coding sequence ATGGGAAGTAATCTAATCATAGGAATCGTTATGGCTATTATAGTTATTGCAGCGATTATCTACGGCGTAGGATTTTATATGCGTAAAAAAAATCAGGACAAACTAAAAGCCTTAGAGGATCGTAAAAAAGCGCTGCTTGATTTACCTATTAATGATGAGATCGAAGAGATAAGAAAAAAGCATTTGGTCGGTCAGAGTCAGTCCTCTTTTAAAGAATGGGAGGAAAAGTGGGAGAAAATTTCTACAGAAAAATTTGCGGAGCTGGAAAGCCAAATTTTTGAAGTAGAAAATCTAAACGAAGCTTTTCGTTTTGTCAAAGCGCAAACGGCGATTGCTAAAGCACAGGCGACCATGGATAATATGGAAGCTGAAATTCAAAAAATCCGTGATGGATTCAAAGAGTTACGCGAAAGTGAAGAAAGAAACTCAGAAAAAATCCAACAAGCTTTAAATGTTTATGAAGAGATGAAAAAAGCTTTAAGAGAACGTGGCGATCAGTTCGGCCCCGCTTTTGCTGAAATTCAAAAACAAATAAAAAATGTGGAAAGTGAATTTACAAGCTTTATTACTTTGAATACTTCAGGGGACCCAGTGGAAGCTCATGATGTGTTAGAAACGGCTGAAAAAAATACTTTTGTATTAGAAGAACTGATGCGAAAGATCCCGGACGAGTATGAAAGTCTACAAAAAACATTTCCTGAGCAATTAGAAGAAATCACTGAAGGTTATCAAACACTAATGGAACAAGGGTATGTACTTCCTGTAGAAAATTTTGCAGAAAATATCCAACATGTAAATCACCGAGTACAAAATACATTAGATGATTTAGAAAAAGTTGAGATCACAACGGTAGAAGAAGCCAATGTTGAAACAGCTCAACAAATTGATCAACTATATGAAGTGATGGAACGTGAAATTGCCGCGAAACGTTATGTGACACAAAATCGCAAGGCGCTTGCCGATGCTATTGTACATGCTACCAACAACAATCGTCAGCTATTAATCGAACTTGACCATACTTCACAAAGTTATACGTTGAATCATAATGAATTAGCTAGAGCTAGAAGTTTCCAATCAGAAATTGAAGAGATTGCACGGCGAAATGATTCTGTTGATCCTAAATTGGAAGCTGAAGAAATTCCTTATTCCGAAGTAGAAAGTTTTTATAAGGACGCTTATAAGATTTTAGATAGTGTGGAAAGCGAACAAGTTGAAATCGATCAGTCATTGCGTGATCTACGTAAGGACGAAAAAGCGGCACAGGAAAAAGCAGAGGATCTTGAGTTTAGACTACGTAATCTGAAACGTTTCGTAGAAAAGCAACGACTTCCTGGTTTACCAAGTGATTATTTAGATTCTTTTTATAATGTGACGGACCGTATAGAAGAATTAGATGATACCTTAAATCGGACGCGTGTAGATATAGATGAAGTAAATCAAATGGTGACTATCTGTGAAGAGGACCTGAGCATTTTAACAGAAAAAACCCACGATATGATCGACGAAGCAGCTTTGACAGAGCAAATGATGCAATATGCTAATCGTTATCGTTACTCCCATACGGAAGTAAGAACTGCAATTGAACGAGCACTGGATTTATTTAATTATGAATATCGTTATAAAGACGCGCTTGATGAAATTGGTAATGCTTTAGAAAGAGTAGAGCCTGGAGTATTTAAGCAAATTGAAGATTTTTATTATGAAAATCGCGAAAGTCTAGTGCAATAA
- a CDS encoding cysteine desulfurase family protein, whose translation MIYFDNSATTEIYPASLDTYVKTSKRVFGNPSSLHYLGVQASRLLEQARKQIADTLQVSNEEIAFTSGGTEGDNWILKGTAFEKQSYGKHLIISSIEHPAVKKTAEQLANFGFEIDQAPVTEEGIVDVEQLAELIREDTILVSVMAVNNEVGTIQPIQEISKLLEKYPKIHFHVDAVQAIAKIDTQEWLTSRVDFAAFSAHKFHGPRGVGFIYWKKGRRLQPLMTGGGQEGEQRSGTENVPAIVAMARALRMTFEKIAQRPEHLMNLKATLIEELRNYDKVTIFSPEKDGAPHILCLALKGIRGEVLVHALEEKEIITSTTSACSSKKNTASSTLAAMNVASALATCAIRISLDESNTVAEVEQFMVVFNQLYQRFSKIN comes from the coding sequence ATGATCTATTTTGATAATAGTGCAACAACAGAAATTTATCCTGCAAGTTTAGATACATATGTAAAAACAAGTAAGCGAGTTTTCGGAAATCCTTCCAGCTTACATTACCTAGGAGTTCAAGCAAGTCGTTTATTAGAACAAGCGCGTAAACAAATTGCCGACACACTTCAAGTATCAAATGAAGAGATCGCTTTTACTAGTGGTGGTACAGAAGGTGACAACTGGATTTTAAAAGGGACTGCTTTTGAAAAGCAATCGTATGGAAAACACTTGATTATTTCTAGTATTGAGCATCCCGCAGTGAAAAAGACAGCTGAACAATTAGCAAATTTTGGGTTTGAGATTGACCAAGCTCCAGTGACTGAAGAAGGAATTGTTGATGTTGAGCAGCTTGCAGAATTGATTAGAGAAGATACAATATTGGTTTCTGTGATGGCTGTTAATAATGAAGTAGGTACAATACAACCGATTCAAGAGATTAGTAAATTGTTAGAAAAATACCCTAAGATTCATTTTCATGTAGACGCAGTGCAAGCAATTGCTAAAATTGATACACAAGAATGGCTGACCTCACGGGTAGATTTTGCTGCCTTTTCGGCGCATAAATTTCATGGTCCGCGAGGCGTGGGCTTTATTTACTGGAAGAAAGGGCGTCGTTTGCAACCATTAATGACAGGCGGCGGACAAGAAGGTGAGCAACGTAGTGGCACAGAAAACGTGCCAGCCATCGTCGCGATGGCAAGAGCGTTGCGCATGACCTTTGAAAAAATAGCTCAAAGACCTGAGCACCTAATGAACTTAAAAGCAACTCTGATTGAGGAACTCCGTAATTATGACAAAGTGACGATCTTTTCTCCAGAAAAAGATGGGGCTCCTCATATTTTATGCCTTGCATTAAAAGGAATCCGCGGAGAAGTTTTAGTTCATGCTTTAGAGGAAAAAGAAATTATTACCTCAACGACTAGCGCTTGTTCAAGTAAAAAAAATACAGCGTCAAGTACATTAGCTGCTATGAATGTAGCCAGCGCATTGGCAACTTGCGCGATAAGAATTAGTTTAGATGAAAGTAATACGGTAGCAGAAGTTGAGCAGTTTATGGTTGTATTCAATCAATTATATCAACGTTTTTCAAAAATTAACTAG
- the thiI gene encoding tRNA uracil 4-sulfurtransferase ThiI has product MKYSEIMVRYGELSTKGKNRRSFIMKLASNVRQALIDFPALKIHADRDRMHLVLNGEDSDLIIPKLQKVFGIQNFSPSIRLEKDIEQIKQCAQEIMKEIYTGEETFKVTARRSDHTFEQTSDELNVTVGDAVIDCFPNIKVQMKKPDINLRVEIRSNGAFLSYETISGAAGLPVGTSGKGMLMLSGGIDSPVAGYMAMKRGVEIEAVHFASPPYTSEQALQKAKDLTAKLAPYVGQIQFIEVPFTEVQEEIKNKVPEGYWMTITRRMMLRLTDSIRQLRRGLVILNGESLGQVASQTLQSMVAINEVTDTPIIRPVATMDKLEIIDTAQQIDTFDLSIQPFEDCCTIFAPTQPKTRPHLDKVHQYEERLDISGLVERALANIKVDQILPENPQEQADEFAELL; this is encoded by the coding sequence GTGAAATATTCTGAAATTATGGTTCGCTATGGGGAACTATCGACAAAAGGGAAGAATCGTCGGTCATTTATTATGAAACTTGCTTCAAATGTACGCCAAGCGCTTATTGATTTTCCGGCACTAAAGATTCATGCCGATCGTGATCGTATGCATTTGGTTTTAAATGGGGAAGATAGCGATTTGATTATTCCTAAATTACAAAAAGTGTTTGGCATTCAAAATTTTTCGCCAAGTATACGCTTAGAAAAAGATATTGAGCAAATTAAGCAATGTGCCCAAGAGATAATGAAAGAAATTTATACTGGAGAAGAAACGTTTAAAGTGACTGCCAGACGTAGTGACCACACATTTGAACAAACCAGTGATGAATTAAATGTAACAGTAGGCGATGCGGTTATTGATTGTTTTCCTAATATTAAAGTACAAATGAAAAAGCCTGATATCAATTTACGAGTAGAGATACGTAGTAATGGAGCCTTTTTATCTTATGAAACAATTTCCGGGGCAGCAGGTCTGCCAGTTGGTACAAGCGGCAAAGGAATGTTAATGCTTTCTGGAGGAATTGATTCACCAGTGGCTGGCTATATGGCAATGAAACGTGGAGTGGAAATTGAGGCAGTTCATTTTGCCAGTCCACCTTATACAAGTGAACAAGCTTTACAAAAAGCCAAAGACCTTACGGCAAAACTCGCGCCTTATGTAGGGCAAATCCAATTTATTGAAGTGCCATTTACTGAAGTACAAGAAGAAATAAAAAATAAAGTGCCTGAAGGTTATTGGATGACGATCACACGACGTATGATGTTGCGTCTAACAGATAGTATTCGCCAATTGCGTCGAGGTTTGGTTATTTTAAATGGCGAATCTTTAGGTCAAGTAGCTTCACAAACTTTACAAAGTATGGTGGCAATCAATGAAGTTACGGACACACCCATTATTCGACCAGTAGCTACGATGGATAAACTAGAAATTATTGATACAGCACAACAAATCGATACTTTTGACTTGTCCATTCAACCTTTTGAGGATTGTTGTACAATTTTTGCACCTACACAACCTAAAACCCGTCCTCACTTAGATAAAGTTCATCAATATGAAGAAAGACTAGACATTTCAGGTTTAGTTGAGCGTGCTTTGGCCAATATTAAAGTTGACCAAATTTTGCCAGAAAATCCTCAAGAACAAGCGGACGAATTTGCTGAATTATTATAA
- a CDS encoding redox-sensing transcriptional repressor Rex: MKKYNTKTIPRATAKRLPLYLRNLTILDSKGIARIKSKELSEITQVPPATIRRDFSYLGELGRSGYGYEVAFLIKVFSEILDSNEENKIAIVGFGNLGKALANNNFRRNQNLMITCVFDNDPAIIGQTIAGFYVYSMDDFKQVIQEKNVKTAISTVPSEYAQEAIDIVVNSEITAILNFAPDRVEVPANISIRYIDLTTELLTLLFFDRNYKKTSLAVTS, encoded by the coding sequence GTGAAAAAATATAATACGAAAACGATACCACGGGCTACAGCCAAAAGATTGCCCTTGTATTTAAGAAATTTAACCATTTTAGATTCTAAGGGGATAGCTAGGATTAAATCAAAAGAACTTTCCGAAATTACACAAGTGCCTCCTGCAACCATCCGGCGTGATTTTTCTTATCTAGGAGAGTTAGGGCGTAGCGGCTATGGATACGAAGTAGCTTTTTTAATTAAAGTTTTTAGTGAAATCTTAGATAGCAATGAAGAAAATAAGATCGCCATTGTTGGCTTTGGTAATTTAGGAAAAGCGTTAGCGAATAATAACTTTCGTCGAAACCAAAATCTTATGATTACCTGTGTTTTTGATAATGATCCGGCAATTATAGGACAAACTATTGCGGGCTTTTACGTTTATAGTATGGATGATTTTAAGCAAGTGATACAAGAAAAAAATGTAAAAACAGCCATTTCTACAGTACCTAGTGAATATGCGCAAGAAGCCATTGATATTGTCGTCAACAGTGAGATTACTGCGATATTAAATTTTGCTCCAGATCGTGTAGAAGTGCCTGCAAATATTAGTATACGTTATATTGATCTTACAACAGAATTATTAACTTTACTCTTTTTTGACCGCAATTACAAAAAAACATCACTTGCTGTGACATCCTAA
- the tpx gene encoding thiol peroxidase: MFITLKGEKLEVPGKQPEVGDKAESFSLKDLYDRTYTLEDFDNGKPTILSVIPDINTRVCALQAKRFNEEASQLEDINFVTISNNTKEDQANWCGQKGIDMIMLHDPENTFGKTYNLYMPEADKFARSIFVLDQEGTIRYEEIVPEMSDEPNYQKALDAAKSLT, encoded by the coding sequence ATGTTTATTACACTTAAGGGAGAAAAATTAGAAGTTCCTGGGAAGCAACCAGAAGTTGGTGACAAAGCTGAATCTTTTTCTTTAAAGGATTTGTATGATCGTACGTATACTTTAGAAGATTTTGATAATGGTAAACCAACTATTTTAAGCGTAATACCAGATATTAATACACGTGTATGTGCTTTACAAGCGAAACGTTTTAATGAAGAAGCTAGTCAGCTTGAAGACATTAACTTTGTGACAATTTCCAATAATACGAAAGAAGACCAAGCCAATTGGTGTGGACAAAAGGGTATCGACATGATTATGTTGCACGACCCGGAAAACACATTTGGTAAAACATATAATCTTTATATGCCTGAAGCAGACAAATTCGCGCGCAGTATTTTTGTTCTTGATCAAGAAGGAACAATTCGTTATGAAGAGATCGTCCCTGAAATGTCTGACGAACCTAATTATCAAAAGGCTTTAGACGCTGCAAAATCGCTAACTTAA
- the ltrA gene encoding group II intron reverse transcriptase/maturase yields the protein MRFIEKITSHQNITQAIEQVKKNKGAPGVDEMTVDELDHYFYQHGHTLVQEIRSMTYRPKAVKRVYIPKSDGKQRPLGIPSVVDRVVQQATAQQLSRIFDVHFSETSYGFRPGRSAHQAIEKVLDYLNEGYEWLIDMDIEKYFDTVNHDQLISTLRERVKDRETLHLIRVFLKAGIMENGFVSPNETGVPQGGPLSPVLANIYLDKLDKELEARGLHFVRYADDTDIFVKSEMAANRVMKSITGWIERKLFLQINVTKTKVVRPTQSQFLGFTFWKNQKGWQCKPSKVSKTKLYDKTKEVLKRKHAVSRPLAVTFTKLNQIIRGWINYYRIGSMKTYLAKFGQWLRHKVRVIIIKQWKLPRRIYMNLQQLNRLFNCHFKKEDIYKVANSRLGWYRKCGMDVVNFTLSPKVLAIKKKDRPGLVDPLSYYLNKA from the coding sequence ATGAGATTCATTGAAAAGATTACGAGTCATCAAAATATCACGCAAGCCATCGAACAGGTCAAAAAGAATAAAGGGGCTCCGGGTGTTGATGAGATGACAGTCGATGAACTCGACCATTATTTCTATCAACATGGACATACCCTTGTTCAGGAGATTCGGTCGATGACCTACCGACCAAAGGCGGTTAAAAGAGTTTATATCCCTAAATCTGATGGGAAGCAAAGACCTTTAGGGATTCCAAGTGTGGTGGACCGTGTGGTGCAACAGGCAACTGCGCAACAATTAAGTCGCATCTTCGATGTCCACTTCAGCGAAACCAGTTATGGTTTCCGCCCGGGTCGAAGTGCTCATCAAGCGATTGAAAAAGTCCTTGATTACTTGAATGAAGGCTATGAATGGCTCATTGATATGGATATTGAGAAATATTTTGATACAGTTAATCATGATCAATTAATCTCGACCCTTAGAGAACGGGTCAAAGATAGAGAAACCCTTCATTTAATACGTGTTTTCTTAAAAGCAGGTATTATGGAGAATGGCTTCGTTAGCCCGAACGAAACCGGAGTTCCGCAAGGAGGTCCGTTAAGCCCAGTTTTAGCGAATATTTATCTGGATAAACTGGATAAAGAATTAGAAGCAAGGGGGCTGCATTTCGTTCGTTACGCGGATGATACGGATATTTTTGTCAAAAGCGAGATGGCAGCCAATCGAGTGATGAAATCTATTACTGGTTGGATTGAAAGAAAACTATTCTTGCAAATCAATGTCACAAAAACTAAGGTCGTACGACCGACACAAAGTCAATTTTTAGGATTTACCTTTTGGAAGAACCAAAAAGGTTGGCAGTGTAAACCGAGTAAAGTCAGTAAAACAAAACTCTATGACAAAACCAAAGAAGTTCTTAAAAGGAAACATGCCGTGTCGCGACCTTTAGCTGTGACATTTACAAAGCTGAACCAGATTATAAGAGGCTGGATCAATTACTACCGTATCGGCAGTATGAAAACCTATCTAGCGAAGTTTGGTCAATGGTTACGACATAAAGTCCGTGTCATTATTATAAAGCAATGGAAACTTCCGCGACGAATCTATATGAATTTACAACAATTGAATCGACTATTCAATTGTCATTTCAAGAAAGAAGACATTTATAAGGTCGCTAATTCTAGATTAGGTTGGTATAGGAAATGCGGGATGGACGTTGTCAACTTTACGTTAAGTCCGAAAGTTTTAGCCATAAAGAAAAAGGATCGACCTGGATTGGTTGATCCTTTATCCTACTATCTAAATAAAGCGTGA
- a CDS encoding aspartate kinase, whose product MKAAKFGGSSLANATQLKKVVEIVKADDTRRFIVVSAPGKRFATDKKVTDLLVELYQKRNKNESTDSLINEIFEHYKEIGQDFQIEESILQQIYQSLLDLKELAIEDNPHFFDKILSSGENNNAKLIAGVLQAEGVNARYIDPQELGIIVSDEPLNARILSSSYKSIHHWHNSPEILIIPGFFGYTEKGEVCTFSRGGSDITGAIIAAAMNVDLYENFTDVNGISAAHPGVIHHPEPIREITYREMRELSYGGFSIFHDEALMPSYRAKIPVVIKNTNDPSHPGTLITTERKNKDQPIVGIASDSGFSMIYLNKYLMNREVGFTLRVLEIFKDFGLNYEHMPSGIDDISIILRANQLTPEIEEELLRKIAYVIDPDELRITHNLSMVMIVGEGMKQRVGSMAESTAALARKKINIEMINQGASEVSIMFGIHEDREQDAIRTLYYTFFE is encoded by the coding sequence ATGAAAGCAGCAAAATTTGGCGGTAGTTCATTAGCAAATGCCACTCAGCTAAAAAAAGTCGTAGAAATTGTCAAGGCAGATGATACTCGTCGTTTTATTGTCGTTTCTGCTCCTGGCAAAAGATTTGCAACAGACAAAAAAGTAACCGATTTGCTAGTTGAACTCTATCAAAAACGGAATAAAAATGAATCAACTGATTCTCTGATTAATGAAATTTTTGAACACTACAAAGAAATCGGACAAGACTTTCAAATTGAAGAAAGTATCTTGCAACAAATTTATCAATCACTCCTTGATTTAAAAGAATTAGCTATTGAAGACAATCCTCACTTTTTTGATAAAATTTTATCAAGTGGCGAAAACAATAATGCTAAATTAATTGCAGGTGTGTTACAAGCAGAAGGTGTTAACGCCCGTTATATTGATCCTCAAGAATTAGGGATTATCGTCTCAGACGAGCCCTTGAACGCTCGTATTTTATCAAGCTCTTATAAATCAATTCATCATTGGCACAATAGCCCTGAAATTTTAATTATCCCTGGCTTTTTTGGCTATACCGAAAAAGGCGAAGTTTGTACCTTTTCTCGAGGAGGGTCAGACATTACTGGCGCAATTATCGCTGCAGCAATGAATGTAGACTTGTATGAAAACTTTACGGATGTTAACGGTATTTCCGCTGCTCATCCCGGTGTTATTCATCATCCTGAGCCTATTCGCGAAATTACTTACCGTGAAATGCGTGAACTTTCTTATGGAGGATTTTCAATTTTTCACGATGAAGCACTAATGCCTTCTTACCGCGCCAAAATTCCGGTAGTAATCAAAAACACCAATGACCCTAGTCATCCGGGGACTTTGATTACCACTGAACGGAAAAACAAGGACCAACCTATTGTTGGAATTGCCAGCGACAGTGGCTTTAGCATGATTTATCTTAATAAATATTTGATGAACCGGGAAGTCGGATTTACCTTAAGAGTACTCGAAATTTTCAAAGACTTTGGTTTAAATTATGAACATATGCCTTCAGGAATTGATGATATTTCTATTATCTTACGAGCAAATCAACTTACTCCGGAAATAGAAGAAGAATTATTACGCAAAATCGCTTATGTCATTGACCCAGATGAGCTACGAATTACACATAACCTTTCGATGGTTATGATCGTTGGCGAAGGGATGAAACAGCGAGTAGGAAGCATGGCTGAAAGCACAGCAGCTTTGGCTAGGAAAAAAATTAATATCGAAATGATTAACCAAGGTGCTTCCGAGGTTAGTATTATGTTTGGTATTCATGAAGATCGCGAACAAGATGCTATCCGGACTTTGTATTATACTTTTTTTGAATAA
- a CDS encoding valine--tRNA ligase → MSEKQLSKKYNPQEVESGRYQKWLEQDLFKPSGDKKASPYSVVIPPPNVTGKLHLGHAWDTTLQDMIIRQKRMQGFDTLWLPGMDHAGIATQSKVEAKLNEQGISRYDLGREKFMEQAWDWKEEYAQHIREQWAKLGLSLDYSHERFTLDDGLSEAVRTVFVKLYEKGLIYRGEYIINWDPKARTALSDIEVIHKEVEGAFYHMIYPLTDGSGVVEIATTRPETMLGDTGVAVHPDDERYQGLIGKTVILPLMDKEIPIVADEYVDREFGTGVVKITPAHDPNDFEVGNRHDLPRVNVMNDDGTMNEKAGAYTDMDRFAARKAIVKDLDELGRLVKVEKMVHSVGHSERSDAVVEPRLSKQWFVKMGPLAQQAIDNQESIDAVHFYPGRFNQTFLQWMENVHDWVISRQLWWGHQIPAWYHKETGEMYVGMQAPQDSQNWQQDEDVLDTWFSSALWPFSTMGWPDTSNEMYQRYFPTSTLVTGYDIIFFWVSRMIFQSLEFTDERPFENVLIHGLIRDADGRKMSKSLGNGIDPMEVIDQYGADALRWFLSNGSSPGQDVRFSYEKMDAAWNFINKIWNAARFVLMNVSDMSAQDIDLSGDKSVADRWILTRLNHTVERVTALFDRFEFGEAGRQLYNFIWDDFCDWYIEMSKETLYGEDKKAQEMNKSVLVYVLDQLLRLLHPIMPFVTEEIWTKIPHTGDSLVTAQYPVAHPEFNDEKAAQGMSVLVELIRSVRNIRAEVNTPLSKPITLLIQTSDPAVETFLKENKNYIDRFCNPEKLEISSELEPPEAAMSAVLTGANVYLPLAGLINIQEELDRLAKELEKWNQEVQRVENKLANERFVANAPDAVVQKERDKQADYREKQQTVKDRIAQLQEVNK, encoded by the coding sequence ATGTCAGAAAAGCAGTTGTCTAAAAAATATAATCCACAAGAAGTCGAAAGTGGACGCTACCAAAAATGGTTAGAACAGGATTTATTTAAACCTAGTGGGGATAAAAAAGCTTCCCCGTATTCAGTAGTAATCCCTCCTCCTAATGTTACTGGAAAACTACATTTGGGACACGCTTGGGATACGACTCTACAAGATATGATTATTCGTCAAAAACGTATGCAAGGATTTGACACTTTGTGGCTTCCTGGAATGGACCACGCAGGGATTGCGACTCAATCTAAAGTAGAAGCAAAGTTAAATGAACAAGGAATTTCTCGCTATGATTTAGGCCGTGAGAAATTTATGGAACAAGCTTGGGATTGGAAAGAAGAGTACGCTCAACACATCAGAGAACAGTGGGCAAAATTAGGCTTGTCGCTTGATTATAGTCACGAACGTTTTACTCTAGATGATGGTTTATCGGAAGCTGTAAGAACAGTGTTTGTCAAATTGTATGAAAAGGGGTTAATTTATCGTGGCGAGTACATTATTAATTGGGACCCTAAAGCAAGAACCGCTTTGTCTGATATAGAAGTTATTCATAAAGAAGTAGAAGGTGCTTTCTACCATATGATTTATCCTTTAACCGATGGTTCAGGTGTAGTGGAGATTGCGACGACACGTCCAGAAACTATGCTAGGAGACACTGGAGTAGCGGTGCATCCTGATGATGAACGTTATCAAGGATTGATTGGCAAAACAGTTATTTTACCGTTAATGGATAAAGAAATTCCTATTGTAGCAGATGAATATGTTGACCGAGAATTTGGAACAGGTGTAGTGAAAATTACGCCGGCTCATGATCCGAACGACTTTGAAGTAGGTAACCGACACGACTTACCACGTGTTAATGTGATGAATGACGATGGTACAATGAATGAAAAAGCAGGAGCTTATACTGATATGGACCGCTTTGCTGCTCGTAAAGCGATTGTAAAAGATTTAGATGAATTGGGTCGCTTAGTCAAAGTAGAAAAAATGGTACACAGTGTAGGACACTCTGAACGAAGTGATGCTGTAGTTGAACCACGTTTATCTAAACAATGGTTTGTAAAAATGGGACCTTTAGCGCAACAAGCTATCGATAACCAAGAAAGTATAGATGCTGTGCATTTTTATCCAGGTCGATTTAACCAAACTTTCTTACAATGGATGGAAAACGTTCATGATTGGGTCATTTCACGACAATTATGGTGGGGACATCAAATTCCAGCTTGGTATCATAAAGAAACAGGTGAAATGTATGTGGGCATGCAAGCTCCACAAGATAGTCAAAACTGGCAACAAGATGAAGATGTTTTGGACACTTGGTTTAGTTCCGCTTTATGGCCGTTTTCAACTATGGGCTGGCCAGATACTTCAAATGAAATGTATCAGCGGTATTTCCCAACAAGTACTTTAGTTACAGGTTATGATATTATCTTCTTTTGGGTTAGTCGTATGATTTTCCAAAGTTTAGAATTTACTGATGAACGTCCTTTTGAAAATGTGTTGATCCATGGATTAATTCGAGATGCAGATGGACGTAAAATGAGTAAATCCTTAGGTAATGGAATTGATCCGATGGAAGTTATTGATCAGTACGGAGCTGACGCTTTACGTTGGTTCTTATCCAATGGTTCTTCTCCAGGGCAAGATGTCCGTTTTAGTTACGAAAAAATGGATGCCGCTTGGAATTTCATTAATAAAATTTGGAACGCAGCACGTTTTGTCTTGATGAATGTCTCTGATATGAGCGCTCAAGATATCGATCTTAGCGGAGACAAATCCGTAGCCGATCGCTGGATTTTGACTCGTTTAAATCATACAGTAGAAAGAGTTACCGCGTTATTTGATCGCTTCGAGTTTGGTGAAGCGGGGCGGCAATTATATAATTTCATCTGGGATGATTTTTGCGACTGGTATATCGAAATGAGTAAAGAAACCCTTTATGGGGAAGATAAAAAGGCACAAGAAATGAATAAAAGTGTACTTGTTTATGTACTCGATCAACTGTTGCGTTTATTACATCCAATTATGCCTTTTGTCACAGAAGAGATTTGGACAAAAATTCCGCACACAGGAGATTCACTTGTGACAGCTCAATACCCAGTAGCCCATCCAGAGTTTAATGATGAAAAAGCTGCTCAAGGGATGAGTGTACTCGTAGAATTAATTCGCTCGGTTCGTAACATTCGTGCAGAGGTTAATACTCCTTTATCAAAACCGATCACATTACTTATTCAAACAAGTGATCCAGCAGTTGAAACGTTCTTAAAAGAAAATAAAAACTATATTGATCGTTTTTGTAACCCAGAAAAACTTGAGATCAGCAGCGAGCTAGAACCACCAGAAGCGGCTATGTCTGCGGTCCTAACAGGAGCTAACGTTTATTTACCGCTTGCTGGTTTGATTAATATCCAAGAAGAGCTAGATCGTTTAGCAAAAGAACTGGAAAAATGGAACCAAGAAGTACAACGAGTGGAAAATAAATTAGCTAATGAACGTTTTGTAGCGAATGCTCCTGACGCAGTTGTCCAAAAAGAGCGAGATAAACAAGCAGATTATCGCGAAAAACAACAAACGGTAAAAGACCGTATAGCTCAATTACAAGAAGTAAATAAGTAA